A part of Vulpes vulpes isolate BD-2025 chromosome 15, VulVul3, whole genome shotgun sequence genomic DNA contains:
- the RFX7 gene encoding DNA-binding protein RFX7 isoform X1, producing the protein MAEEQQQPPPQQPDAHQQLPPSAPNSGVALPALVPGLPGTEASALQHKIKNSICKTVQSKVDCILKEVENFTDLEKLYLYLQLPSGLSNGEKSDQNAVSSSRAQQMHAFSWIRNTLEEHPETSLPKQEVYDEYKSYCDNLGYHPLSAADFGKIMKNVFPNMKARRLGTRGKSKYCYSGLRKKAFVHMPTLPNLDFHKTGDGLEGTEPSGQLQNIDEEVISSACRLVCEWAQKVLSQPFDTVLELARFLVKSHYIGTKSMAALTVMAAAPPGIKGITQPSAFIPTAESNSFQPQVKTLPSPIDAKQQLQRKIQKKQQEQKLQSPLPGESSAKKPEGTATNGVTNLSNGNPAILSPQPIGIVVAAVPSPIPVQRTRQLVTSPSPMSSSDGKVLPLNVQVVTQHMQSVKQAPKTPQNVPASPGGDRSARHRYPQILPKPANTSALTIRSPTTVLFTSSPIKTAVVPTSHMSSLNVVKMTAISLTPSNSNAPLKHSASVNSATGTTEESRTIPQIKNGSVVSLQSPGSRTSSTGGASAVEVKMEPETSSDEQPVQCQENADGTKAPKATASALLGQKSNTDGVVQKPSNEGIIEVKATKVCDQRTKCKSRCNESLPGTSTGNNPSTGTLSVATQNLTYTSTSSPANGDSINKDPKLCTKSPRKRLSSALQESQVPPIKKPIVEQLSAVTIEGQKPGSVEKDQKVPHSGKIESSTAGAQIPSKVSINVSSHMVANRPLNSSALIASDSASEQQTPSSSPDIKVKLEGNVFLLDSDSKPDGSFNSNEWQQVSKDSEFISAGCEQQQDISVMTIPEHSDINDLEKSVWELEGMPQDTYTQQLQSQIQESSLNQIQAQSSDQLPLQSELKEFEPSVSQTNESYFPFDDELTQDSIVEELVLMEQQISMNNSHSYGNCLGMTLQSQSVTPGAPMSSHASSAHFYHPIHSNGTPIHTPTPTPTPTPTPTPTPTPTSEMIAGSQSLSRESPCSRLAQTTPVDSALGSSRHTPIGTPHSNCSSSVPPSPVECRNPFAFTPISSSMAYHDASIISSSPVKPMQRPMATHPDKTKLEWMNNGYSGVSNSSVSGHGILPSYQELVEDRFRKPHAFAVPGQSYQSQSRHHDTHFGRLTPVSPVQHQGATVNNTNKQEGFAVPAPLDNKGTNSSASSNFRCRSVSPAVHRQRNLSGSTLYPVSNIPRSNVTPFGSPVTPEVHVFTNVHTDACANNIAQRSQSVPLTVMMQTAFPNALQKQTNSKKITNVLLSKLDSDNDDAVRGLGMNNLPSNYTARMNLTQILETSTVFPSANPQNMIDSSTSVYEFQTPSYLTKSNSTDQISFSPGDNQAQSEIGEQQLDFNSTVKDLLSGDSLQTNQQLVGQVASDLTNTASDFSSDIRLSSELSGSINDLNTLDPNLLFDPGRQQGQDDEATLEELKNDPLFQQICSESMSSMTSSGFEWIESKDHPTVEMLG; encoded by the exons GAGCTATTGTGACAATCTTGGTTACCATCCATTAAGTGCTGCTGACTTTGGAAAGATTATGAAAAATGTCTTTCCAAACATGAAGGCACGTCGTCTGGGCACAAGAGGCAAATCTAA ATATTGCTACAGTGGACTAAGGAAAAAAGCCTTTGTTCATATGCCAACACTGCCCAATCTTGATTTTCACAAAACTGGAGATGGG tTGGAAGGAACTGAACCTTCTGGGCAGCTTCAAAATATTGATGAGGAAGTTATCTCTTCTGCTTGCCGTCTGGTGTGTGAATGGGCCCAGAAAGTGTTAAGCCAGCCATTTGACACAGTCTTGGAATTAGCCCGCTTCCTTGTAAAAAGTCATTATATAGGCACCAAGTCGATGGCAGCTCTAACGGTAATGGCAGCAGCACCACCAG gAATTAAAGGAATTACCCAGCCTTCTGCTTTTATACCTACAGCTGAGAGTAATTCTTTTCAGCCTCAAGTGAAGACTTTGCCTTCTCCTATTGATGCTAAACAGCAGTTGCAACGGAAAATTCAGAAGAAGCAGCAAGAACAGAAACTACAGTCCCCTTTGCCAGGAGAATCCTCAGCAAAAAAACCAGAAGGCACTGCAACCAATGGAGTGACTAATCTTTCTAATGGAAATCCTGCAATCCTTTCTCCTCAGCCTATTGGTATCGTTGTGGCAGCTGTCCCTAGTCCCATTCCG GTCCAGAGGACCAGGCAGTTGGTAACTTCACCCAGTCCAATGAGTTCTTCTGATGGCAAAGTTCTTCCCCTCAATGTACAAGTGGTCACTCAGCACATGCAGTCTGTGAAACAGGCACCAAAGACTCCTCAGAACGTTCCAGCCAGTCCTGGTGGGGATCGTTCTGCCCGGCACCGCTACCCTCAGATCTTACCCAAACCAGCCAACACCAGTGCACTCACCATTCGCTCCCCGACTACTGTCCTCTTTACTAGCAGTCCCATCAAAACCGCTGTTGTACCCACTTCACACATGAGTTCTCTAAATGTGGTGAAAATGACAGCAATATCCCTCACACCCAGCAACAGCAATGCCCCACTTAAACATTCTGCCTCAGTAAACAGCGCTACAGGAACAACAGAGGAATCAAGGACCATTCCCCAGATCAAGAATGGTTCTGTTGTTTCACTTCAGTCTCCTGGAtccaggaccagcagcactggGGGAGCATCTGCTGTGGAAGTCAAGATGGAACCCGAAACATCATCAGATGAGCAGCCTGTACAGTGCCAAGAGAACGCTGATGGGACTAAAGCTCCCAAAGCAACAGCTAGTGCCCTTTTGGGGCAGAAAAGTAATACAGATGGAGTAGTGCAAAAACCTTCAAATGAAGGTATCATTGAAGTAAAAGCAACTAAGGTCTGTGACCAGAGGACCAAATGTAAAAGTCGCTGTAATGAAAGTCTGCCAGGCACTTCAACAGGCAATAATCCAAGCACTGGCACTCTCTCAGTTGCCACTCAGAACTTAACTTACACCAGCACCAGCTCACCAGCTAATGGTGACTCAATAAATAAAGACCCTAAATTATGCACTAAAAGTCCAAGAAAGCGACTATCTTCTGCATTGCAAGAGTCCCAGGTGCCTCCCATAAAGAAACCAATTGTGGAACAGCTTTCTGCAGTTACTATAGAAGGTCAGAAACCAGGCAGTGTTGAGAAGGACCAAAAGGTTCCACATTCAGGGAAAATAGAAAGTTCAACAGCCGGTGCTCAGATTCCTAGCAAGGTATCAATAAATGTCAGTTCACACATGGTGGCAAATCGACCCTTGAATTCTTCTGCTCTCATTGCCAGTGATTCAGCTTCAGAACAGCAAACACCATCATCGTCTCCagatataaaagtaaaacttGAAGGGAATGTCTTTCTTTTGGACAGTGATTCAAAACCAGATGGTAGCTTTAATTCAAATGAATGGCAACAGGTCAGTAAGGATTCTGAGTTTATATCTGCCGGCTGTGAACAACAGCAAGATATCAGTGTTATGACAATTCCTGAGCACTCTGATATCAATGACTTAGAGAAGTCTGTTTGGGAATTAGAAGGAATGCCACAGGACACATATACTCAGCAACTGCAAAGCCAGATACAAGAATCTTCTTTGAATCAAATACAAGCACAGTCTTCAGATCAGTTACCTCTACAGTCTGAACTGAAAGAGTTTGAGCCTTCTGTTTCCCAAACAAATGAAAGCTACTTTCCTTTTGATGATGAGCTTACACAAGATAGTATTGTGGAAGAGCTGGTGCTTATGGAGCAGCAAATATCAATGAACAATTCTCATTCTTACGGTAACTGTTTGGGAATGACCCTTCAAAGTCAGTCGGTAACTCCAGGAGCTCCAATGTCATCTCATGCCTCCAGTGCCCACTTCTATCATCCAATCCATAGCAATGGCACTCCAatccacacacccacacccactcctaccccaaccccgaccccaaccccaaccccaactccaacATCAGAAATGATTGCTGGGTCTCAGAGTCTGTCACGGGAAAGCCCTTGCTCCAGGCTAGCCCAGACCACACCTGTGGATAGTGCTTTAGGAAGTAGCCGACACACACCCATTGGTACTCCACATTCTAACTGCAGCAGTAGTGTCCCTCCCAGCCCTGTTGAATGCAGGAATCCATTTGCATTTACCCCAATAAGCTCCAGTATGGCATATCATGATGCCAGCATTATCTCAAGTAGTCCTGTGAAACCAATGCAAAGACCCATGGCCACGCACCCTGACAAAACCAAGCTTGAATGGATGAATAATGGGTATAGTGGGgttagtaattcatcagtttcTGGCCATGGCATTCTCCCAAGCTATCAGGAACTAGTGGAAGACCGTTTTAGGAAACCTCATGCTTTTGCTGTGCCCGGACAGTCTTACCAATCTCAATCCAGACATCATGACACTCACTTCGGTCGTTTAACTCCTGTCTCTCCTGTGCAGCATCAAGGTGCCACTGTAAATAACACCAACAAACAGGAGGGTTTTGCAGTCCCTGCCCCACTTGATAATAAAGGAACTAATTCATCTGCCAGCAGCAACTTCAGATGCCGGAGTGTGAGCCCTGCTGTTCATCGCCAACGTAATCTTAGTGGAAGCACCCTGTATCCAGTATCTAATATCCCCCGATCTAATGTGACCCCCTTTGGAAGTCCAGTAACCCCAGAAGTTCATGTTTTCACAAATGTTCACACAGATGCATGTGCCAACAACATAGCTCAAAGAAGTCAATCAGTTCCATTGACAGTCATGATGCAGACAGCCTTCCCGAATGCTCTTCAGAAGcaaacaaacagtaaaaaaataaccAATGTTTTGTTGAGTAAACTTGATTCTGACAATGATGATGCAGTGAGAGGTTTGGGCATGAACAACCTGCCCTCCAATTACACAGCCCGGATGAATCTCACTCAGATTTTGGAAACTTCCACTGTTTTTCCTAGTGCCAATCCGCAGAATATGATCGATTCCAGCACTTCTGTTTATGAATTCCAAACACCATCTTACCTCACTAAAAGTAATAGCACCGATCAGATCAGTTTTTCTCCTGGAGATAATCAAGCACAATCAGAAATCGGAGAGCAACAATTAGATTTCAATAGCACTGTTAAAGACCTGTTGAGTGGAGACAGCTTGCAAACCAACCAGCAGCTGGTAGGTCAGGTAGCATCTGATCTCACTAATACTGCGTCTGATTTCTCTAGTGATATCAGGTTGTCTTCTGAGCTCTCAGGCAGCATCAATGATTTGAACACTTTAGACCCAAACCTACTGTTTGATCCAGGTCGTCAGCAGGGACAAGATGATGAAGCTACACTGGAAGAATTAAAGAATGACCCATTATTTCAACAAATTTGCAGTGAATCCATGAGCTCTATGACTTCATCAGGTTTTGAGTGGATAGAAAGCAAGGACCATCCTACTGTTGAAATGTTGGGTTAA
- the RFX7 gene encoding DNA-binding protein RFX7 isoform X2: MHAFSWIRNTLEEHPETSLPKQEVYDEYKSYCDNLGYHPLSAADFGKIMKNVFPNMKARRLGTRGKSKYCYSGLRKKAFVHMPTLPNLDFHKTGDGLEGTEPSGQLQNIDEEVISSACRLVCEWAQKVLSQPFDTVLELARFLVKSHYIGTKSMAALTVMAAAPPGIKGITQPSAFIPTAESNSFQPQVKTLPSPIDAKQQLQRKIQKKQQEQKLQSPLPGESSAKKPEGTATNGVTNLSNGNPAILSPQPIGIVVAAVPSPIPVQRTRQLVTSPSPMSSSDGKVLPLNVQVVTQHMQSVKQAPKTPQNVPASPGGDRSARHRYPQILPKPANTSALTIRSPTTVLFTSSPIKTAVVPTSHMSSLNVVKMTAISLTPSNSNAPLKHSASVNSATGTTEESRTIPQIKNGSVVSLQSPGSRTSSTGGASAVEVKMEPETSSDEQPVQCQENADGTKAPKATASALLGQKSNTDGVVQKPSNEGIIEVKATKVCDQRTKCKSRCNESLPGTSTGNNPSTGTLSVATQNLTYTSTSSPANGDSINKDPKLCTKSPRKRLSSALQESQVPPIKKPIVEQLSAVTIEGQKPGSVEKDQKVPHSGKIESSTAGAQIPSKVSINVSSHMVANRPLNSSALIASDSASEQQTPSSSPDIKVKLEGNVFLLDSDSKPDGSFNSNEWQQVSKDSEFISAGCEQQQDISVMTIPEHSDINDLEKSVWELEGMPQDTYTQQLQSQIQESSLNQIQAQSSDQLPLQSELKEFEPSVSQTNESYFPFDDELTQDSIVEELVLMEQQISMNNSHSYGNCLGMTLQSQSVTPGAPMSSHASSAHFYHPIHSNGTPIHTPTPTPTPTPTPTPTPTPTSEMIAGSQSLSRESPCSRLAQTTPVDSALGSSRHTPIGTPHSNCSSSVPPSPVECRNPFAFTPISSSMAYHDASIISSSPVKPMQRPMATHPDKTKLEWMNNGYSGVSNSSVSGHGILPSYQELVEDRFRKPHAFAVPGQSYQSQSRHHDTHFGRLTPVSPVQHQGATVNNTNKQEGFAVPAPLDNKGTNSSASSNFRCRSVSPAVHRQRNLSGSTLYPVSNIPRSNVTPFGSPVTPEVHVFTNVHTDACANNIAQRSQSVPLTVMMQTAFPNALQKQTNSKKITNVLLSKLDSDNDDAVRGLGMNNLPSNYTARMNLTQILETSTVFPSANPQNMIDSSTSVYEFQTPSYLTKSNSTDQISFSPGDNQAQSEIGEQQLDFNSTVKDLLSGDSLQTNQQLVGQVASDLTNTASDFSSDIRLSSELSGSINDLNTLDPNLLFDPGRQQGQDDEATLEELKNDPLFQQICSESMSSMTSSGFEWIESKDHPTVEMLG, from the exons GAGCTATTGTGACAATCTTGGTTACCATCCATTAAGTGCTGCTGACTTTGGAAAGATTATGAAAAATGTCTTTCCAAACATGAAGGCACGTCGTCTGGGCACAAGAGGCAAATCTAA ATATTGCTACAGTGGACTAAGGAAAAAAGCCTTTGTTCATATGCCAACACTGCCCAATCTTGATTTTCACAAAACTGGAGATGGG tTGGAAGGAACTGAACCTTCTGGGCAGCTTCAAAATATTGATGAGGAAGTTATCTCTTCTGCTTGCCGTCTGGTGTGTGAATGGGCCCAGAAAGTGTTAAGCCAGCCATTTGACACAGTCTTGGAATTAGCCCGCTTCCTTGTAAAAAGTCATTATATAGGCACCAAGTCGATGGCAGCTCTAACGGTAATGGCAGCAGCACCACCAG gAATTAAAGGAATTACCCAGCCTTCTGCTTTTATACCTACAGCTGAGAGTAATTCTTTTCAGCCTCAAGTGAAGACTTTGCCTTCTCCTATTGATGCTAAACAGCAGTTGCAACGGAAAATTCAGAAGAAGCAGCAAGAACAGAAACTACAGTCCCCTTTGCCAGGAGAATCCTCAGCAAAAAAACCAGAAGGCACTGCAACCAATGGAGTGACTAATCTTTCTAATGGAAATCCTGCAATCCTTTCTCCTCAGCCTATTGGTATCGTTGTGGCAGCTGTCCCTAGTCCCATTCCG GTCCAGAGGACCAGGCAGTTGGTAACTTCACCCAGTCCAATGAGTTCTTCTGATGGCAAAGTTCTTCCCCTCAATGTACAAGTGGTCACTCAGCACATGCAGTCTGTGAAACAGGCACCAAAGACTCCTCAGAACGTTCCAGCCAGTCCTGGTGGGGATCGTTCTGCCCGGCACCGCTACCCTCAGATCTTACCCAAACCAGCCAACACCAGTGCACTCACCATTCGCTCCCCGACTACTGTCCTCTTTACTAGCAGTCCCATCAAAACCGCTGTTGTACCCACTTCACACATGAGTTCTCTAAATGTGGTGAAAATGACAGCAATATCCCTCACACCCAGCAACAGCAATGCCCCACTTAAACATTCTGCCTCAGTAAACAGCGCTACAGGAACAACAGAGGAATCAAGGACCATTCCCCAGATCAAGAATGGTTCTGTTGTTTCACTTCAGTCTCCTGGAtccaggaccagcagcactggGGGAGCATCTGCTGTGGAAGTCAAGATGGAACCCGAAACATCATCAGATGAGCAGCCTGTACAGTGCCAAGAGAACGCTGATGGGACTAAAGCTCCCAAAGCAACAGCTAGTGCCCTTTTGGGGCAGAAAAGTAATACAGATGGAGTAGTGCAAAAACCTTCAAATGAAGGTATCATTGAAGTAAAAGCAACTAAGGTCTGTGACCAGAGGACCAAATGTAAAAGTCGCTGTAATGAAAGTCTGCCAGGCACTTCAACAGGCAATAATCCAAGCACTGGCACTCTCTCAGTTGCCACTCAGAACTTAACTTACACCAGCACCAGCTCACCAGCTAATGGTGACTCAATAAATAAAGACCCTAAATTATGCACTAAAAGTCCAAGAAAGCGACTATCTTCTGCATTGCAAGAGTCCCAGGTGCCTCCCATAAAGAAACCAATTGTGGAACAGCTTTCTGCAGTTACTATAGAAGGTCAGAAACCAGGCAGTGTTGAGAAGGACCAAAAGGTTCCACATTCAGGGAAAATAGAAAGTTCAACAGCCGGTGCTCAGATTCCTAGCAAGGTATCAATAAATGTCAGTTCACACATGGTGGCAAATCGACCCTTGAATTCTTCTGCTCTCATTGCCAGTGATTCAGCTTCAGAACAGCAAACACCATCATCGTCTCCagatataaaagtaaaacttGAAGGGAATGTCTTTCTTTTGGACAGTGATTCAAAACCAGATGGTAGCTTTAATTCAAATGAATGGCAACAGGTCAGTAAGGATTCTGAGTTTATATCTGCCGGCTGTGAACAACAGCAAGATATCAGTGTTATGACAATTCCTGAGCACTCTGATATCAATGACTTAGAGAAGTCTGTTTGGGAATTAGAAGGAATGCCACAGGACACATATACTCAGCAACTGCAAAGCCAGATACAAGAATCTTCTTTGAATCAAATACAAGCACAGTCTTCAGATCAGTTACCTCTACAGTCTGAACTGAAAGAGTTTGAGCCTTCTGTTTCCCAAACAAATGAAAGCTACTTTCCTTTTGATGATGAGCTTACACAAGATAGTATTGTGGAAGAGCTGGTGCTTATGGAGCAGCAAATATCAATGAACAATTCTCATTCTTACGGTAACTGTTTGGGAATGACCCTTCAAAGTCAGTCGGTAACTCCAGGAGCTCCAATGTCATCTCATGCCTCCAGTGCCCACTTCTATCATCCAATCCATAGCAATGGCACTCCAatccacacacccacacccactcctaccccaaccccgaccccaaccccaaccccaactccaacATCAGAAATGATTGCTGGGTCTCAGAGTCTGTCACGGGAAAGCCCTTGCTCCAGGCTAGCCCAGACCACACCTGTGGATAGTGCTTTAGGAAGTAGCCGACACACACCCATTGGTACTCCACATTCTAACTGCAGCAGTAGTGTCCCTCCCAGCCCTGTTGAATGCAGGAATCCATTTGCATTTACCCCAATAAGCTCCAGTATGGCATATCATGATGCCAGCATTATCTCAAGTAGTCCTGTGAAACCAATGCAAAGACCCATGGCCACGCACCCTGACAAAACCAAGCTTGAATGGATGAATAATGGGTATAGTGGGgttagtaattcatcagtttcTGGCCATGGCATTCTCCCAAGCTATCAGGAACTAGTGGAAGACCGTTTTAGGAAACCTCATGCTTTTGCTGTGCCCGGACAGTCTTACCAATCTCAATCCAGACATCATGACACTCACTTCGGTCGTTTAACTCCTGTCTCTCCTGTGCAGCATCAAGGTGCCACTGTAAATAACACCAACAAACAGGAGGGTTTTGCAGTCCCTGCCCCACTTGATAATAAAGGAACTAATTCATCTGCCAGCAGCAACTTCAGATGCCGGAGTGTGAGCCCTGCTGTTCATCGCCAACGTAATCTTAGTGGAAGCACCCTGTATCCAGTATCTAATATCCCCCGATCTAATGTGACCCCCTTTGGAAGTCCAGTAACCCCAGAAGTTCATGTTTTCACAAATGTTCACACAGATGCATGTGCCAACAACATAGCTCAAAGAAGTCAATCAGTTCCATTGACAGTCATGATGCAGACAGCCTTCCCGAATGCTCTTCAGAAGcaaacaaacagtaaaaaaataaccAATGTTTTGTTGAGTAAACTTGATTCTGACAATGATGATGCAGTGAGAGGTTTGGGCATGAACAACCTGCCCTCCAATTACACAGCCCGGATGAATCTCACTCAGATTTTGGAAACTTCCACTGTTTTTCCTAGTGCCAATCCGCAGAATATGATCGATTCCAGCACTTCTGTTTATGAATTCCAAACACCATCTTACCTCACTAAAAGTAATAGCACCGATCAGATCAGTTTTTCTCCTGGAGATAATCAAGCACAATCAGAAATCGGAGAGCAACAATTAGATTTCAATAGCACTGTTAAAGACCTGTTGAGTGGAGACAGCTTGCAAACCAACCAGCAGCTGGTAGGTCAGGTAGCATCTGATCTCACTAATACTGCGTCTGATTTCTCTAGTGATATCAGGTTGTCTTCTGAGCTCTCAGGCAGCATCAATGATTTGAACACTTTAGACCCAAACCTACTGTTTGATCCAGGTCGTCAGCAGGGACAAGATGATGAAGCTACACTGGAAGAATTAAAGAATGACCCATTATTTCAACAAATTTGCAGTGAATCCATGAGCTCTATGACTTCATCAGGTTTTGAGTGGATAGAAAGCAAGGACCATCCTACTGTTGAAATGTTGGGTTAA